In the Malania oleifera isolate guangnan ecotype guangnan chromosome 1, ASM2987363v1, whole genome shotgun sequence genome, one interval contains:
- the LOC131154080 gene encoding scarecrow-like protein 18, translated as MNMMSSFSSSREEEEDSSDPQCQQLVPQPSRGFIGTGASAANAIRMNMRQLLISCAELVSQSDFRAAYHLLSLISANSSPSGDSTQRLVHQFAAALSLRLKRMIRPAAAHAGGGHHHLSSFMMTNIKNSSINKNKNINNNYSITNIVATAAASGGGASSSCVAEYYCSSSPETLQSSYLSLNQITPFVRFSQLTANQAILEATEGQQAIHIIDFDILHGVQWPPLMQAIADRHRTSLPESCNHDHPRPPTPMLRITGTGQDLELLRRTGDRLLKFAQSVGLNFQFHILLLNHDDDPAAAASMAGAEDDDLISCLPSALALLPDEVLAVNCGFYLHRLLRDDNRLISLFLQKIKAMKPKVVTVAEREANHNQPVFLERFVEAVDHYTAIFDSLEATVPPNSRERLAVERIWFGKEIVDIVAAEGDQRRERHQRLESWQAMLRGSGFSNVPWSGFALSQAKLLLRLHYPSEGYHLQSLNDSALFLGWRNQPLFSVSSWH; from the exons ATGAATATGATGAGCTCTTTCAGTTCTTCCcgcgaggaggaagaggattcATCAGATCCACAGTGCCAGCAGCTGGTACCCCAGCCGTCGCGCGGATTCATCGGCACCGGGGCCTCTGCCGCAAATGCAATCCGCATGAATATGCGCCAATTACTAATTAGCTGTGCGGAGCTGGTGTCTCAGTCCGACTTCCGCGCTGCTTACCACTTGCTCTCCCTCATCTCAGCCAACTCCTCTCCTTCCGGTGACTCCACCCAGAGATTGGTCCACCAATTTGCAGCAGCCCTCTCTCTGCGGCTCAAAAGAATGATCCGCCCAGCCGCTGCGCATGCCGGCGGAGGTCATCATCATCTCAGCTCCTTCATGATGACCAACATTAAAAATAGCAGtatcaataaaaataagaatatcaataataattATTCTATCACAAATATTGTTGCAACAGCAGCTGCAAGTGGTGGTGGTGCAAGTAGTAGTTGTGTGGCCGAGTACTACTGCTCGTCGTCGCCAGAGACTCTCCAGTCCTCTTATCTATCTCTAAACCAAATCACGCCCTTTGTCAGGTTCAGCCAGCTTACAGCAAATCAAGCCATCTTAGAAGCCACGGAAGGCCAGCAGGCGATCCACATCATCGACTTCGACATCTTGCACGGGGTGCAATGGCCACCACTGATGCAGGCCATTGCCGATCGTCATCGTACTAGTTTACCCGAAAGTTGTAATCACGATCATCCTCGGCCTCCCACTCCTATGCTAAGAATCACCGGAACTGGCCAAGATTTGGAGCTCCTCCGCCGAACCGGCGACCGCCTTCTCAAGTTTGCGCAGTCCGTGGGCCTAAACTTTCAATTCCACATCCTTCTTCTAAATCATGACGACGaccctgctgctgctgcttccaTGGCAGGTGCTGAAGATGATGATCTGATCAGCTGCCTCCCTTCTGCGCTTGCGCTCCTCCCTGACGAAGTCCTGGCCGTGAATTGCGGGTTTTATCTGCACAGACTTCTTAGggatgataa CCGCTTGATCAGCCTTTTCCTCCAAAAGATTAAGGCCATGAAGCCCAAAGTGGTGACCGTGGCGGAAAGGGAAGCGAACCACAACCAACCTGTGTTCTTGGAGAGATTTGTGGAAGCCGTGGACCACTACACCGCCATCTTTGATTCGCTGGAAGCAACTGTGCCGCCTAACAGCCGGGAAAGGCTGGCTGTGGAGCGAATATGGTTTGGAAAAGAAATAGTGGACATTGTGGCGGCAGAGGGAGACCAAAGAAGAGAGCGGCACCAGAGGTTGGAGTCATGGCAGGCGATGCTGAGGGGCTCAGGGTTTTCCAATGTTCCGTGGAGTGGTTTCGCTTTGTCACAGGCCAAGCTCCTACTAAGGCTCCATTATCCGTCTGAGGGCTACCATCTCCAGTCTCTCAACGATTCCGCCTTATTCCTTGGTTGGCGAAACCAACCTCTTTTCTCAGTTTCTTCCTGgcactaa